One region of Pseudomonas sp. ABC1 genomic DNA includes:
- a CDS encoding serine hydrolase yields the protein MKQPLASSLDAILQQSVDGASGVPGVVAAVTDREGLLYSGAAGQRASDQAQAMTDDSVFAIFSTTKAITATAVLQLVEEGRLDLDEPARRYVPEIGELKVLDGFDSEGNPRLRAPRRDITTRMLLLHTAGFGYDFFNEDYRRLATEHGQPSIIGSTLDSLRTPLLFEPGERWEYGTNIDWAGLVVEAVTGQRLGDVMRARIFEPLGMHDSAFVMTPSMAERRACMHQREADGSLTALHDFVLPQAPEVHMGGHGLYSTAGDYCRFIRMWLNEGQGEHGRVLRPETVRMAECNGLGELKIKALPGAIPTLSNPVEFFPGMPKSWALSFMVNEEDAPTGRPAGSLAWSGLANLYYWIDRRNGIGGYWATQILPFIDPASVDGYLAFETEVYRSLRG from the coding sequence ATGAAACAACCCCTCGCTTCTTCCCTCGATGCGATCCTCCAGCAATCCGTCGATGGCGCCAGTGGCGTACCCGGCGTCGTCGCAGCCGTGACCGATCGAGAAGGCTTGCTTTATTCGGGTGCCGCCGGGCAACGTGCGTCGGACCAGGCGCAGGCCATGACCGATGACAGTGTCTTCGCCATCTTCTCCACGACCAAGGCCATCACCGCCACGGCGGTCCTGCAACTGGTGGAGGAGGGCCGGCTCGACCTCGATGAACCCGCGCGCCGCTACGTTCCCGAGATCGGCGAACTGAAGGTGCTGGACGGCTTCGATTCCGAGGGTAATCCACGCCTGCGCGCCCCACGGCGCGACATCACCACGCGCATGCTGCTACTGCATACCGCCGGCTTCGGCTATGACTTCTTCAACGAGGACTACCGGCGCCTGGCGACCGAACACGGGCAGCCGAGCATCATAGGTTCCACGCTGGATTCGCTGCGCACACCACTGCTGTTCGAACCCGGCGAGCGCTGGGAGTACGGCACCAACATCGACTGGGCCGGGCTGGTGGTCGAGGCCGTGACCGGCCAGCGCCTGGGCGATGTCATGCGTGCGCGTATCTTCGAGCCCCTCGGCATGCACGACAGTGCCTTCGTGATGACGCCGTCGATGGCCGAGCGGCGCGCCTGCATGCACCAGCGTGAGGCCGATGGCAGCCTGACCGCGCTGCACGACTTCGTCCTGCCACAGGCGCCGGAGGTGCACATGGGCGGGCACGGGCTGTATTCCACTGCCGGCGATTACTGTCGCTTTATCCGTATGTGGCTCAACGAAGGACAGGGCGAGCATGGCCGCGTGCTGCGTCCGGAAACCGTGCGCATGGCCGAGTGCAATGGCCTGGGCGAGCTGAAGATCAAGGCGCTGCCTGGCGCCATCCCGACGCTCTCCAATCCGGTCGAGTTCTTCCCAGGGATGCCCAAGTCCTGGGCGCTGAGCTTCATGGTCAACGAAGAGGATGCGCCGACCGGACGTCCTGCCGGTTCCCTGGCCTGGTCCGGGCTGGCCAATCTCTATTACTGGATCGATCGCCGCAATGGCATCGGTGGCTACTGGGCCACGCAGATCCTGCCGTTCATCGACCCGGCCTCGGTCGACGGCTACCTGGCATTCGAGACCGAGGTTTACCGCAGCCTGCGTGGCTGA
- a CDS encoding transporter has protein sequence MNSQRFVSPRRSAAVAALTLLPALWQTAQALDVDAGEYTAALPAGSSMLLLYLQHAERRSVYADGHKQPLRAGLDSEIGILRGAHYFEVGGYTLNTQFLLPFGRMEGQRDHKALGEASGIGDLILASSLWLVNDPERNRYWGITPYLYLPTGRYDRDDALNLGENRWKLNLQSGYVTGLSERLSLDLTGDVTLFGKNDDFTGQGLTLRQKPLWQAQSYLRYQVTPALSLHVGASRLWGGESRVEGRGQDDRPDTSKYLVGASYWLSPAVQVLANYGQDIAVENGFKENQRFNLRLLWAF, from the coding sequence ATGAACTCTCAACGTTTCGTATCGCCCCGCCGTAGTGCGGCGGTTGCTGCGCTGACCCTGCTGCCTGCCCTGTGGCAAACGGCACAGGCACTGGATGTCGACGCAGGCGAGTACACGGCGGCGCTGCCGGCCGGCTCCAGCATGCTGTTGCTCTATTTACAGCACGCCGAGCGGCGCAGCGTCTATGCCGATGGCCACAAGCAGCCCCTGCGTGCGGGGCTGGATTCGGAGATCGGCATTCTGCGCGGTGCGCACTACTTCGAAGTGGGCGGCTACACCCTGAACACGCAGTTCCTGCTGCCGTTCGGGCGTATGGAGGGCCAGCGTGACCACAAGGCACTGGGCGAGGCGAGTGGCATCGGTGACCTGATCCTGGCGTCCAGCCTGTGGCTGGTCAACGATCCGGAGCGCAACCGCTACTGGGGTATCACGCCGTACCTCTATCTGCCCACGGGGCGCTATGACCGCGACGATGCGCTCAACCTGGGCGAGAACCGCTGGAAGCTGAACCTGCAGAGCGGCTATGTCACGGGCCTGAGCGAGCGTCTGTCACTCGACCTGACAGGGGATGTCACCCTGTTCGGCAAGAACGATGATTTCACTGGCCAGGGGCTGACACTGCGGCAGAAGCCGCTCTGGCAGGCCCAGAGCTACCTGCGCTACCAGGTGACGCCAGCGCTGTCGCTGCATGTCGGAGCGTCGCGCCTGTGGGGCGGCGAGAGCCGAGTCGAGGGGCGCGGGCAGGATGACCGTCCCGATACCAGCAAGTACCTGGTCGGTGCGTCCTACTGGTTGAGTCCGGCGGTCCAGGTACTGGCCAACTATGGCCAGGACATTGCCGTCGAGAACGGTTTCAAGGAGAACCAGCGCTTCAACCTGCGCCTGCTGTGGGCCTTCTGA